Proteins encoded by one window of Shewanella avicenniae:
- the flgG gene encoding flagellar basal-body rod protein FlgG, protein MQPALWISKTGLDAQQTDIAVISNNVANASTVGFKKGRAVFEDLLYQTVNQAGGVSAANTRLPNGLELGAGTKVVSTQKNFSQGNMLTTDNSLDLMIEGSGFFEIQMPDGTTAYTRNGQFTMDDTGQIVTSGEGFVLQPAITIPDNAISITVSAEGEVSVQTPGNAQSEVVGQLTVSDFINPAGLNPIGQNLYLETGASGAPVQGTASVDGMGTIRQGALETSNVNVTEELVNLIESQRVYEMNSKVISAVDQMLAYVNQNL, encoded by the coding sequence ATGCAACCCGCTTTATGGATCAGTAAAACTGGCCTTGATGCCCAGCAAACCGATATTGCCGTCATTTCTAACAACGTGGCGAACGCGAGTACTGTTGGTTTTAAAAAAGGCCGCGCAGTATTTGAAGACTTGCTTTATCAAACTGTTAACCAAGCCGGTGGCGTGAGTGCGGCTAACACCCGATTGCCCAACGGTTTAGAGTTGGGGGCGGGTACCAAGGTAGTCTCCACCCAGAAAAACTTCTCTCAAGGCAACATGCTGACCACCGATAATTCGCTGGATTTGATGATTGAAGGCTCTGGGTTTTTTGAAATCCAAATGCCAGATGGCACCACCGCTTATACCCGTAACGGCCAATTCACCATGGATGATACCGGGCAGATCGTAACGTCAGGAGAAGGCTTTGTGCTGCAACCAGCGATTACGATCCCGGATAACGCGATTAGCATTACGGTGTCTGCTGAAGGTGAAGTGTCGGTACAAACCCCAGGCAATGCCCAAAGCGAAGTCGTTGGTCAGCTCACCGTGTCAGATTTTATTAACCCAGCAGGTTTGAATCCTATTGGTCAAAACCTGTATTTGGAAACTGGCGCTAGTGGCGCCCCCGTGCAAGGTACCGCCTCAGTGGATGGTATGGGCACTATTCGCCAAGGCGCACTGGAAACCTCCAACGTAAACGTCACCGAGGAACTGGTGAATCTGATTGAAAGTCAGCGGGTGTATGAGATGAACTCGAAAGTGATCTCAGCTGTGGATCAGATGCTGGCTTACGTGAATCAGAATCTCTAA
- the flgF gene encoding flagellar basal-body rod protein FlgF, whose translation MDKFLYISMTGAKQNMNALSVRANNLANASTDGFKADLNQARAMQAFGEGLPTRVFALSEKPASSFKNGPIQTTGRDMDIAIKGDGWIAVEDADGGEAYSRAGSLTFDSFGMVKNSHGDPVLGENGAPIILPLPIRKLDIGSDGMISVQPLGATPEVNFEVARIKLVNPGNENMMRGDDGLYRLMDGTTADANGDVSIVNGAIEGSNVNPIEEMTALINLQRQFELQVKMMKSAEENDKASASLLRIS comes from the coding sequence GTGGACAAATTTCTTTATATCTCAATGACGGGCGCTAAGCAGAACATGAATGCCTTATCTGTTCGTGCCAACAATTTGGCCAACGCCAGCACCGATGGTTTTAAGGCTGATCTTAACCAAGCGCGTGCTATGCAAGCCTTTGGTGAAGGTTTGCCAACACGTGTTTTTGCTTTGTCTGAAAAACCCGCATCAAGTTTTAAAAATGGCCCAATTCAAACCACGGGTCGAGATATGGATATTGCCATCAAAGGTGATGGCTGGATTGCCGTTGAAGACGCCGATGGCGGCGAAGCATATAGCCGTGCCGGTAGTTTGACGTTCGATTCATTTGGCATGGTGAAGAATAGTCACGGTGACCCCGTACTGGGTGAGAACGGCGCGCCCATTATTCTGCCGTTGCCGATTCGTAAACTGGATATTGGTTCTGACGGCATGATCTCAGTACAGCCACTGGGTGCGACACCCGAAGTGAACTTTGAGGTGGCACGGATCAAATTGGTCAATCCCGGCAATGAAAACATGATGCGTGGCGACGATGGTTTGTATCGCTTAATGGACGGTACAACTGCTGATGCAAATGGGGATGTCAGCATCGTCAATGGTGCCATTGAAGGCAGTAACGTCAACCCAATCGAAGAGATGACGGCACTTATCAACTTGCAACGTCAATTTGAACTGCAAGTAAAAATGATGAAGTCAGCTGAAGAAAACGATAAAGCGTCAGCCTCGCTGCTGCGCATTAGTTAG